The region tcccatcatccctgaccatcagccagtGTTTGAACCGAGAGGAGCtgagtaacatctggagagccactggttaGGCACCTTCTCACATTTGAGGGAAACTGGGGCACCAGTTAGGACTCCTGTCCCTGTTCCCCATCCGTGCAGCCAACTTGTCCTGTTCATTTCTGAGATTTCTGCCCATTCTTTATActcaagagtgcctctgagcatgtgaggGGTGTCTTCCCCTCAGCAATTACAATTATTCCTTACACCTCCAGGAGTGTTTTTCAACCTGTCTCAGAGAAGTCCTGCTATGGGGCACTGGAGGAGGAGCTTGCGGCAGCAGCAGATGCTCCAGAAAGGGAGAGTTGCAAGTCAGGTAAGAAACCAATTTCTGCCTCCTCGGCCAGACTTGGTGAAGAGAGACCTTGCTCTGTCATTCTGGCTTTGGCCAAACAAGTGACTCGTCTTTGGGTCTGCTTGGGCAGAGAGCAGCTGGCTAATGCTCCAACGCTCGTCTAACCAGCAAAGAGGAGGCAGGCACATCCTGTTGCATCCGTGAGCATCCCCACTCTGCATGCACCTTGCCCCTGAATGGTCCTGGAAGGCATTGTGGCAAGACCTTTGTTGCAGCAAGAAAATCTCCACCGATGTACCGTTAATGTTCAGGGGATGCTGCGCCTGGGTAGCTATAACAATCGAGGTGGGTGCAATTTCCCTATTGCTGAACATTGAGGCAAAGCACCTTCTCCGCAGCTAAGCAGAGGAGGGGCTTGCATCCAGGCTGCCATTAACTTTCCACAACCAGTGCTTCCAGCTGTCCCTAGTAGAATGCCACCTTAAGAGCAGTTGCCAGCCCTCTAGGCAAAATCACAGCTAGCCAGATCAAGGTTTTGAGAGGAATTGCAGTATCtaggtataaaaatttaataaaggaGAGAATATTTGAGATCCATATTACCGGGCTGCTTCAAGAGGAGGCAAGAGTCGCTGCTGTATCTGTGGCCATTGTGCCCAAGGAGACTTTCCTTGCCCTAAGGCAAGCTGTGGGTACAGTGAAAGGGCAACCGCAGACTGCAGGGAGGTGCAGGGACCCCCAGCAACACCTTTATGTGAACAATGGATAACTAAGACTAGAGCAAAACTAGCTGGCACAAAAATTTTGCTTCCCATTTCTGAAGATGATACACAATCCTTAAACCTGACAAAGGGTGATCTCTAAGCATCAGAAACAGCTTCTCTTACGTAGGAGCAGCCATATCAAATGATAGGTATGGAGAGTCTGGAATCCAGCAAGACTAGTGTTAAGAGAATAAAGGATTTTACTAACATTGTCCAGTTTTCAATCCCTATTCTCTGTTTTGTCTCATAATTGTATGGTGTTGACAGCAAAGGcgggagaaaggaaaggaaatgcaagaaagagaCTAATGGTTTGGTGTGTTTTCCCTTATTgacacacacagtcacaaaatATGAAGGTAGCTTGCATCTGCTGTGGTGGTGGAGAGAGACATCTAGCTGTGACCTGCTTCTAAAAGAAAGGAAACCAAGGTAGACTTCACGCCACCTCAGGAAGCCTCTGGCCTTGCCCAGAGTTGCCACTGCAAAGGAGCAAAAGATCAGTGGGAAGCTATGCTGAACAAGTGCTGATCTAGTTTCCTTCTGGTTATCCCAAAAAATAATTCCAACCAAATTAAGATATCTCGGAATGTCCCCGACAGTCATACGTTCAAAGAACATTTGAGGAGAGACTGAGTATGAAAGAGGCCAAGGCAAGTGTGagtgtagaattgcagagttggaaggaacccaaggcagcatctagtggtccaacctcctgcagcgTAGCACTCTATGGGTTTGAATCCATCTCTCCCAAAGACTGAGGCAGGGAAGTTACCATGGCACTCTTTATTTAGGAACAGAAAACTCCCCCTCTCCCCCGCACCATGCCCTGGTATTCTCCTCATTCTCTTGGCATGCTGCAACTGCCATCTATACATAtaagaaggaagaggcagccaATTGCCTTGAAAAATTCCAACTGGAAGAGTTCCAGGCACCCTCCAAGCCAAGTCTGCAGGGACGGAAGGGAAAGTTTTCTCCCAGAGAGCGATcctttgctctgcctccttcaCTGCAATCCACAGCCCTGGAGGCTTCTGGAAGCTGCGTGTGAAAGTGCAGGCCCAGTTGGCTCCATGCCTGGCCCAGTCTGTGCTCACTTCTTCTTCTGCACATGGGCACAGTCATACTTTCCCCGCACGACCTTGAGCTTGACCCCCGGCAGGTCCTGCGTCCTCCCGCCCTCCACCAGGACGATGCTGTGCTCCTGTAGGTTGTGCCCTTCACCCGGGATGAAGCAGATGGCCTCCTTGCCGTTGCTGAGCCGCACACGGGCACACTTGCGGTTGGCCGAGTTGGGCTTCTTGGGCTTGCGGATCATGGTCTTCAGCACCACCCCTTTGAGCTGGGGGCAGCCACTGGTGGGGCCGGGCTTTGGCGGAGGCAGCTTGGGGCGGCCTTTGCGGTGCATCTGGTTGAGGGTGGCCATAGGACAGCTCGGGGGTGGCAGCACCAGGCAGGGTGGTGGAATGAAGCTGCGAGGAAGGGCAGCAGCTCCTGGCAAAAGAAAAAGTTAAGGGTCAGGAAAAGGGAcacccaaatgatcaaggggatggagagaCTCCCCTAGGAAGAAAGGCTATGGCAATTGGGGCCTCTTAGCTTAGGTGAGTAAGAGGCAAAATGGAGAAGTTTATAAAGTTACGTCTGGCATAGAGAGATTGGATGGAGAGTCTCCTTAGACAGGGAATCatggacatgcaatgaagctaaatcttagaagattcaggacagataaaagggagACTTTTTTCatgcagttaaactgtggaacttgatgctacaggaagcagtgatggccaccaactaagACCAAttgacagaggaggagagggctattaatgatggctgtgctctgccgcCATGGTCCGAAGCAGCaaatatcagtttctgggaacCCCCAGGCAGAAATAgcattgctcttgtgctcagatcctgcaccCGGGATTTGCATAATGGGCACCTGTTGgtgactgtgaggacaggatgctggactggatggggcCCCTTTGTCCTGGTCCAGCAAGGCTCTCCTTGGAGAGGGCacactgccctacacctgacCCCACCATGCAcccagtttcaggcaggggtgggACTGACGTACCACTCGCAccaatgaatcatagagttggaagagaccccaagggccatccagtccaaccccctgccaagcaggaaacaccatcaaagcattcttgacagatagctgtcaagcctctgcttaaagacctccaaagaaggagactccaccacattccttggtagcaaattccactgccgaacagctcttactgtcaggaagttcttcctaatgtttaggtggaatcttctttcttgaagtttgaatccattgctccgtgtccgcttcaaTGCCCTTATGGAGCCTTCCCAGCCCCCCTCCCGCATGGGGATCAGCTGCCCTCCATGTTCTCCGAGAGGAAGGGGTCTGTCTCCCCCAGCTCCTCCCGGCAAGAGGCTCCTGGCTGAGCGACTCTCAGGGCAGCCACCTACCCCAGCGCAGAGGAGCCGCCAGCGCCCTCAGCAGCCCAGCAGGAGCCATCATCATGCGCAGACGCCCCGAGTCTCTCTTGCTGACGGGGACCTGCAGGAAGGAAGGTCGAAGgtcagagggggggagagagaagcccctTGAGATGCTGGAGTTGAGATTccggcctagatgaccctcgggatcccttcccgCTGATTCAGCCCCCAGGGTCACGTGCCTTCCCGCTCCCCTTCCCAGGCCCTGGGAGCGGGGGAGCGAGGCCGGACTGCCGAGGGGCGTGGCCTGGCGACAGCCCTGAGGGCCGCatggagaggtttggagggccgCTTTCGTgtgcccctcctctccccctttctgGGCAGCCTACCGCGCGGCCTTCTTCCgcctgacccagcaggaccctcccgcctccgccgccccccccccgcttggagggagggaaaaggggtCGCTCACTCTAGTGTGGTTCCGCTGCCGCCAGGCCGGCCCCGGGAAGGAAGTGCACTGGCCAGGGGCTCCGCCCCTCAAGCGGCTCCTCTTCCGATTGGGCGACGAAGCGAGAGAGCCACGCCTCTCTTCTCATTGGGCGAAAGAGGCGGCGCCCTCCCTGTGACACCCCAGAGAGGAGTCGAGCTGCTCGACGATGATTGGCCGCAAGGGGACGAAGGCGAGAAGGGACGGAGcctgaaaaggaaggaaaaagatgGCCGGAGGGAGAACTTCCGGGGTCAACGAcagaggcctcccccccccctcccgcccacaCTGCACTGACTGTGACCACTGTCTTGGCCGGTGTTGGCAGCAAAGCTCCGCCGGCTCCGTAGTGCCGGAAGTGACCATAGAGTTCCGCCATAGAGCTTGCCTAtccttgtgcgcatgcgcagggCGCTCTCGCGCGCTCTCCATTCCAGCTGAGAATTGACGCTCATTTTCCCAACATCCAAAATGAGCAAAGTTTTCTTTGCTTATCGGGATGCAGACGCGTGAGCTGGAGGGGAAGCTGCGGAGATTTGTAATTCTTTATTTGCTTGtaaattgttttgatttttaaaaatgattttgttgtatggtttttttaaatcttttaaatgtaaactgctttgagagatTTTGTGCTTTAGCAGTACATACATACttttacaaacaaataaataaaacaagtgaAGCTGAGGGTGGCCCACCATGGAGCACCGGAGGCTCCTctgcctttttttatttattcctaaagaattttattgatttgttagcACACAAACAAAAGTGTTTAGGTaacaaaaagaaggaaagggaagaaTCAAATATTTAAACCACAAAGCACCACAGACTGGAAGGACAAAGTACAAAGATACAGTGCAGCCCCAAAGGGATAAAAAAAAGTGTTAACTTTATTAAATCTTCCCTGTGGCAGCTGTTCAGATATTTCACAGAACCAtcaaattgtagagctgaaagagtTGGATGACGCAGCCTTGACAGCCTTCTCTGAGGAAGCTCCACAGAGACTCACTCACTGTTTTGCTGAAGTCTGCAGAGAGTTTGGCTTCCCCATCAGACCAGCGAAGGCCATCATTCTGGGTCAGGATATGTCCAGCACTCCGCGCATCATTCCTGCATCAcagcgggttggactaggtgacccttggaaTGCCTTCCAACacaacaattctttgattctatgcatGACGTGGAAGATGATGTTGtctacctgggctccaccatTAGAAGCAACCACTCCATTGACGCTGAGCTGAACAAGCGTAccgtggtacctcgctagacaaagGCCCTgaaagactaatttttcgcttaacgaataggttttgcgatcagaggttgcctcgcaagacgacaagGTGATGTAGGAGGTCTCCAAAGCTGCGTCCCATgtcggggaaggcaggcgagaCAGCGGCctggagaagagagcttctccccgccggcagcttcggaggtctcagttctttctgatgttcagtgggaatctcctttactgtatcttgaagccattggaGCAGGATCAAAGAGGCTTACTCCATCTTTCATGTAGCAGCCGTTTCAGTATTTGAAAAAGGAtagcatatctcctctcaatctttgctttttccagccctgtatacctgaaggagcatctccacccccatcattcagctcagacactgaggtccagctctgagagccttctggtggttcccatgCTGCAATAAGGGAAGGTATaaggagccaggcagaggatctttttggtggtggcgcccaacctatggaatgccctcccatcagatgtcaaggacacaAGTAATTATGTAACCTTTAGGAGACgcctgaaggcaggcctgtatagggaagctttttaaggttttacCATGTTTCTATAtgttctggaagccgcccagagtggttgggaaacccagtcagatgggtgggtacaattattattattattattattattattattattatcatcatcatcatcatcatcctgaactccctcaactgttccttataagacttggtttccaggtccttgattttcttgttcaccttcctctgcacatattcaagcttgtcaatatctttcttaaattatggtgcccaaaactggacaaagAACTCTAGTTGGAAACTGACCTAGTTAGAatagagcagggatcagcaaaccttttcagcaaggggccggtccactgtccctcagaccttgtggggggctggactatatttggggcggggggaatcatgtaaaaacacgctgattcccggactgtctgccggccggatttagaaggcaattgggccggatccgggtcccgggccttagtttgtctacccctGGAATAGAGTGCGACTATTTCTTCCTTTGATTGAGGCACtatgccaggggtctccaaactaaggcccgggggcctgatgcggcccaatcgccttctcaatccggcccgtggatggtctgggaatcagcatgtttttacatgagtagaatgtgtccttttatttaaaatgcatctctgggttatttgtggggcataggaattcattcacacacacccaaatatagtccggccccccacaaggtctgagggacagtggaccggccccctgctgaaaaagtttgctgacccctgcactatgcGTATTTTTATGCAGCAGAGAATAGTATTACCTTTTTatgctgctgcatcgcactgctGAAGAGGAGAAGTGAGAGTGGAGGAATGAAAAGCTTTGAGCAAGGcttctcttattattattattaatttattattttatcccCCCCATTGCACAGTTCTTTATTATTGTGTTTACATGAGAACGATGTTTATTCACTTATGAGTATGTGGTTGTGCTATAGACACAGTAGATGGCAGTGTTGACACCAAGGGAAGGGGAACACCTTGAGCGGAATTGAGATGTAGTAACATTTTCCCTTGGTTACATTGAGATTGACATGAACTACTTacttgtacagtactgtacacaggAATGAACCTTTCTTGGAGGAACCTTGCCTTGGAGAAGGAGATggcggaagaggaggaggaggcgggctttttgtattttatcatcCCCACCaccattattatgattatgattacaCTCCTCACTGAACATAGTCGTCTGGCTGGGCGCAGAaagtggctcccccctccctggtaaggctctgttttgagccacCGAGAGCAAGGGGGTTTGGAGCTGCAGCGCAATGGACTAAGATTTGACAATGTGAAGATACATTCCACTTTCACTTATTTGGATACACTGAATGCATCCCTCCGTGTCCTGTTTTTGCTCTGCGGTGACCTTCAAGTTGGACAGATGACAGCCATAACAACAGATGTCTTTTATAAGGAAGTGTCAagattaatcatagaatcatagagttggaagagaccacaagggccatccagtccaacccccctgccaagcaggaaacaccatcaaagcattcttgacatatggatgtcaagcctctgcttaaagacctccaaaggaggagactccaccacaccccttggtagcgaattccactgtcaaacagctcttactgtcaggaagttcttcctaatgtttaggtggaatcttctttcttgtagtttaaatccattgctccgtgtccgcttctctggagcagcagtaaacaacctttctccctcctctatatcagtgtttctcaaccttttttgggccacggcacacttgtttcctgaaaaaaatcacaaggcacaccaccattaaaaaagttaaaaaaaattaactctgtgcctatattgactatatataaagtaattctctttatatataggccatttgttaatgccctttgttgacgttaagcctgggtggctctttttaattttttcccccttgccacacagtacaaacattctcaggcgttaggggggaaatggggggaaggagactCCGGCATTAGGCCCAAAGGCCTCAGGGCCACTTACAGCAGAATGAAACGCAGAATGAAAAGCCCTCGGGTCGAGGGGAGCTTCACAGGGCCCCGACTCCACGACCCAAGAGGGAACGAGGGTGCCATGCGGGGCTCACAGGAGACCCTCCCCTCGAGAGGAAAGAGGCGCGTCCcgggtgtttctctccccccgccagacctccctccctccctccctcccctcagaggcACCACTTTTCGGGTGCAGCGAAGGCCCgttcctccctgcgcaccccaaccGCTGCCGGAGGGCCATGGCCAACGCCGCCTCCACTCCGCTTCCGCTCGGCCTGATCCCGGGCCGCCTCTCCTGCCCGCCTCGCTTactgcatggtcccttccaactctggcggcggttggggtgcgcagggaggaacGGGCCTGCTCTCCGCCTTCTCGCGCTCTAGCCTGGCCGGCCAAGGAGCGCTGTGCTGCGCTCGCCACTCGCGGGACTAGACTGGAAGCGAGTGCGAACGTCGGAGCGCGCCCTCCCTTTCCGGCTTTCTTTCCTGTGGGGCAGTGCGGGTCAgtaatggcggccgccaggcatgtgacaaggcagcaaatcgcccttctcgtcgccgcacgccgcggcacaccagcccctgtctcgcggcacactactgtgccgcggaacagtggttgagaaacgctgctctatatgacatccttttatatatttgaacatggctatcatatcaccccttaaccttctcttctccaggctaaacatacccagctccctaagccgttcctcataaggcatcgtttccaggcctttgaccattttggttgccctcttctggacacgttccagcttgtcagtatccttcttgaactgtggtgcccagaactggacacagtactccaggtgaggtctgaccagagcagaatactgtGGTAGTATTAccggtacttcccttgatctagacgctatactcctattgatgcagcccagaattgcattggcttttttagctgctgcatcacactgctggctcatgtcaagtttgtggtctaccaagactcctagatccttttcacatatactgctctcaagccaggtgtctcccatcctgtatttgtgccttacatttctccctgttaaaattcatcttgtttgctttggcccagttgtctaatctgttacggtcattttgaagtgtgatcctgttctctggggtattagccacccctcccaatttggtgtcatctgcaaacgtgctcaggatgccctcaagcccatcatccaagtcattgataaagatgttgaataagactgggcccaagacagaaccctgtggcaccccactttatTGGGAACCAGATGCATCCATTCCAAAGAAGCTTCTGCAGCTTTGCTCTCCATCCAGACATGGAGCATCTTGGCATTGAAGACCCAGAAAAAAAGACCAAGGGGAATGTGTGGGTCATAAGCTGGGCATCGTTGGAAAGGAGTCACTGGGAGAGGCAGAAGGTTGTGTTGAACAGGCGAGGGAAGAACAGGAGTGTAACGTTCTAAAAGCAGAGGAGGAACTGAACTCAGAGATTTAAAAAGACACAGACACGAGGCTTGACCAGCAAGACTCTGGGGGCAAGTGCAACCCTCACTCACAGCCCCAGGCTGCTTTATTAACAACAAGAATGTCAACACAGCACTTGCAAGAGCCAATCAAATCCTCTCTGGACATTTCAAAAATCCACGTGGGACAGAGTCAGATTAACAGAAAATCTCTGAACTACAAAGacatttatttaccacttaagtATGCATACATGTTGAGGCTAAATAAACAGGAAGCAAAGGAGGAATGCACTTTAGGAAATCCTGGAGGCAATAAACACACAGGAAAGAAAGACAGGCATTTACCATCTCCCTGTGAAAGATACAGATCTACATCAAAGCCAACTCCTAATCTTCATGGTTAAAGGATGCCAGGCCAGGAAGGGCAAATGGTCTGTGTACATGCTTGCACGAACCTGACAGGCATTTAATTTATTGTTAATATtacccttgtttttaaaagcaaattaaaagttattccaaaaagaaaagaaaaaggcaacacatggaggcCCCATCTGTGTTCAGTCGTGGCTTCTAGTGCTGCGCGATGGATCATTGGTATGGCATTCTGATCACAGAACTGGttttagacattttgagctgTGCTGGCCGGGGATCTGTGATCTATTCCCAGCTCAGATTACCTGCAGATGACAAAGGCGCAGGCATTAGCAACAATTTTCATTTCTTGTTTATCAAAACGCACAGACTCTCTGCTAGATTTTTTCTAGGTTTTACAAGTACCTATCAGGATGGTAAGAATTTTATTACAGTGAGCCAAAAAGGATTTTATGTGTTCCATGTCCTCCTCATTTGTCCCATAATGTTGGGAGAAGGAATCTTTTATACTAGCTTTAGTATTTCCTGAGGATAGATCTGAAATTTGCTTTCACATTAGTTCATCTACTTGTTTAGCCtgaataggggagagacatgtgttGTTGCATCTGGGACAGAGGAAGTGGTCCAGCTTTGCTACTGCAGATGCAGAAGGGCACCATGTGCAAATGTTCCCATCTGGCTACAGCCCCTGTTAGCAAATGTGACTTATCCCCAAACCTGAAGGGGGTTTATTTGCAAGCCCAGTTTTCCTTGacccaaagccccctcccccaaaaggaaggaaggatctggATCCCAAGGAAGAAGAGAGCTGCAGACCTCCTGCGAACTCACCCCCTCCCTGGCTTGGCAGAGAGGATTTCCTGACTTAGAGGTCTCTTCCCACcatgcatgatctgaacagggacccccatgcaGCCTCCCTGCACCCCTGGGACCCCCTTCTCCCCAGTGCACcctcagggggaagagagaggagattcACAGGATTCCAGGAGAGGCACCGAGGAAGCTTTTGCAaaggagaagaaagcagcctcctGCTTGCAGGGAGGGATGTGGGAGGGAGGGGCTTCTTCTCTGGAGGACTttcaaccccctcccctccacttcctgtcctctctaggaatccaacTCTGCTCCTTTTAACCTTTGCAAAGCCAAGAGCACTGAGcccgcccctcctcccttcctgcttCTGTGCCTGTGCTCAAGGGGCTGCCACCCTTCTCTCCACCCTCCTCCATCTATGCCAAGGACTCTGCCCCAAGGAGGCCAAATCTTATGCAGACTAACCGCGAGGCAGACGGGGGTTCCCCATTACTATTCTGCCACATGTGAGCTGAGGGAtaaatagctcagcagtcgtcctgtatcacaagGGGCTTGTGATGTGTCGTatagacaggaaacaggaagtagtacctgttgctattgtgtatctgtatatatgacatcgtctgtttctgttctgtctgTTGTGTTGAAGCTTCTAGCCAGGATGGATTTGTCCAGTCCGGGCTGGTGTCAATAAATctctttgttttaatgaacaagggagtgaaagttacaggtaggtgttggtctgagtcgaagcaaaataaaaaaattccttcagtagcaccttaaagaccaactaagtttatattttggtatgagctttcgtgtgcatgcacacttcttcagatacactagaaacagaagtgtcagaccctatatatatacagagggtggtgggggtgggtgggaatgggagatgggctgatgggagtggtaaacctgtggatggctgttaatggctgctgatggctgcaattagtcctgggctgaggtgctaaagaaagctttatcatgcataatgagataagaatccgatgtgagtgaaagggagtgaaagtgatttatttcacgagcactgaaagctggaaagtttccgctgctacaagctgcagtttgaactgttatctaaacttcagaagaaagaattctGAGACGTTTAGGAAACGAGGTTTGACTTTCGTGATAGAAGCAGAGATtgcgcaacgggagcgcactggacagtttctctgctacgcagcttggacttggagtcaggcaaatagatgcctgacaagcgtgctaagcaaggagtttttgctacgctTCTACAACTCTGCTAATAGTTTGGAAACAGCTACATACCCTCAGTCGGGGCTCGGTGCGCActgcagaagcgccatgcagacctgctcccaccactaccagTACCCCagtacgtcttattttgggggtatgtcttatattttattgccttgagaaaatcgtgccatggcttattttataggcacgtcttattttgtgagaaacacagTATTGTTAAACTTTAGAAATTCCTAAGAAGTCACCTTGTTGTATCCATCTTCTCAGTTCCAATGGCATTTAGGACCCAGGGAAGTGAGgcttaaggggaggggtcagtgaGCCCACCATAATCCCGAGATGTACAGGGCCTTCCCAAGGAGTCATGAACTTTTCTGTGACAGATCTATGGTGTCTTGAGGATGCTTCTGGAGACGTATTATGGGAAACCATATTCCCATAATCCCAGAGGGGACCAGCAGGGAAGTATTGGAGCCAGAAAGGGGGGGTGAAGGGGAGAGGCTCCATGGGGCCCCAGACTCTCAGAGGAGTCTTGGGCCCaatgtcttcttcttttgtcCCTTTACTACTCtccctctccagcctccttttcTTCTACTTGTTGTGTTTCCTCTAATTTTCCAaagtcttttttatatttttatattgcctT is a window of Zootoca vivipara chromosome 12, rZooViv1.1, whole genome shotgun sequence DNA encoding:
- the MRPS12 gene encoding small ribosomal subunit protein uS12m, producing MMMAPAGLLRALAAPLRWGAAALPRSFIPPPCLVLPPPSCPMATLNQMHRKGRPKLPPPKPGPTSGCPQLKGVVLKTMIRKPKKPNSANRKCARVRLSNGKEAICFIPGEGHNLQEHSIVLVEGGRTQDLPGVKLKVVRGKYDCAHVQKKK